From a region of the Listeria monocytogenes ATCC 19117 genome:
- a CDS encoding heavy metal translocating P-type ATPase — translation MSDKYVRQDLNIFGMTCAACSTRIEKSLNKADGVEKANVNLVTENAAVYYDPEVTSTEDLIKVVKHAGYDAAEKMSKEEKDAVLEKNFKKEVRRFILSAVLSLPLLLTMVTHIPYIHEMVFAETIGNWINPTIQLVLATIVQFYIGWRFYDGAYKALRGKSANMDVLVALGTSAAYFYSVVEYIRHMIDPSVMPHYYFETSAVLITLILLGKLLESYATSRTTESIAGLLELQAKEATVIREGKEWLVPVDSLKIGDIILVRPGEKVPMDAEIISGETSIDEAMITGEPVPVEKKPGDSVIGATINFDGAFQAKITKRMEETVLESIIRLVEEAQGIKAPIQRLADRISGIFVPIVLGIAAVTFIIWYLVTGTVDGSLEAAIAVLVIACPCALGLATPTAIMAGTGKGAESGILFKGGEHLERTSKVDTIVFDKTGTLTEGKLEVSDKKAANDHFFPYLFLMEQQSEHPIAKAIIKMLEPENIDASAVKQGKIRAKAGHGMTGNLDDSKVELGAYRYVSSLTTIPKEDDELIESWMHAGKTVVAMAIDGVYAGALALSDTPRPEAKEAIQKLKAQGIKTAICSGDQSVVVENMAKDLGIDMFFAEQLPNDKSALVEKLQQDGHIVAFVGDGINDAPALAASDIGISIGTGTDIAIETGDVTLVSHRLTLIPETIELSKATMRNIRQNFFWALAYNCAGIPIAALGLLAPWVAGLAMAFSSVSVVTNALRLKRYKFKS, via the coding sequence ATGAGTGATAAATATGTAAGACAAGATTTAAACATTTTTGGAATGACTTGTGCGGCCTGTTCCACGAGAATTGAAAAATCGTTAAATAAAGCAGATGGTGTAGAAAAAGCGAATGTCAACTTAGTAACGGAAAATGCAGCCGTATATTATGACCCGGAAGTTACATCGACAGAAGATTTGATTAAAGTTGTTAAACATGCGGGTTATGACGCGGCGGAAAAAATGTCTAAAGAAGAAAAAGATGCTGTGTTAGAAAAGAATTTCAAAAAAGAAGTGAGACGTTTTATTCTTTCGGCGGTTCTTTCCTTACCATTACTTCTTACCATGGTGACACATATTCCGTACATTCATGAAATGGTGTTTGCGGAAACGATTGGTAACTGGATTAATCCAACCATCCAATTAGTACTCGCAACGATTGTTCAGTTTTATATTGGTTGGCGGTTTTATGATGGGGCTTATAAAGCGCTTCGAGGTAAAAGTGCAAATATGGATGTATTAGTCGCACTTGGGACTTCTGCTGCTTATTTCTATAGTGTAGTGGAATACATTCGTCACATGATTGATCCGAGCGTGATGCCGCATTACTACTTTGAAACAAGTGCTGTGTTAATCACCTTAATCTTGTTAGGTAAATTACTTGAATCATACGCAACATCGAGAACAACCGAATCTATTGCTGGTTTACTTGAATTACAAGCAAAAGAAGCGACCGTTATTCGAGAAGGAAAAGAATGGTTAGTGCCAGTAGATTCATTGAAAATTGGCGATATTATCCTTGTTCGTCCGGGTGAAAAAGTTCCGATGGATGCCGAAATTATTTCTGGTGAAACGAGTATTGATGAAGCGATGATTACTGGGGAACCTGTACCAGTAGAGAAGAAACCAGGCGATTCTGTTATTGGCGCAACGATTAACTTTGACGGGGCTTTCCAAGCAAAAATTACGAAACGAATGGAAGAAACCGTTTTAGAATCCATTATTCGTTTGGTGGAAGAAGCGCAAGGTATTAAAGCGCCAATTCAACGTTTGGCAGATAGAATTTCCGGCATATTTGTACCAATTGTACTTGGGATTGCTGCTGTAACCTTTATTATTTGGTATCTTGTTACTGGAACGGTGGATGGTTCACTTGAAGCTGCGATTGCGGTATTAGTTATCGCCTGTCCCTGTGCGCTTGGTCTTGCAACGCCAACCGCTATCATGGCTGGAACTGGTAAAGGCGCCGAAAGTGGGATATTATTTAAAGGTGGCGAACATTTAGAACGTACTTCTAAAGTGGATACTATCGTTTTTGACAAAACTGGTACTTTAACAGAAGGTAAACTAGAAGTGAGTGATAAAAAAGCAGCCAATGATCACTTTTTCCCTTATTTATTCTTAATGGAACAACAATCAGAGCATCCGATTGCGAAAGCGATTATTAAGATGTTAGAGCCAGAGAATATAGATGCTTCCGCAGTGAAACAAGGGAAAATCCGCGCGAAAGCTGGGCACGGCATGACCGGTAATCTGGATGATAGTAAAGTGGAACTAGGTGCTTACCGCTATGTTTCTTCCCTTACAACGATTCCAAAAGAAGATGATGAATTAATCGAAAGTTGGATGCATGCAGGAAAAACAGTCGTAGCAATGGCAATTGATGGTGTATACGCAGGTGCCCTCGCTTTATCTGACACACCACGACCAGAAGCAAAAGAAGCTATCCAAAAACTAAAAGCACAAGGTATTAAAACAGCAATTTGTTCTGGGGACCAATCTGTTGTCGTAGAAAATATGGCTAAAGATTTAGGTATTGATATGTTCTTTGCCGAACAACTACCAAATGATAAGAGCGCCTTAGTCGAGAAATTACAGCAAGACGGTCATATCGTTGCATTCGTTGGTGATGGCATTAATGATGCTCCAGCTCTTGCGGCAAGTGATATTGGGATTAGTATCGGTACTGGAACTGACATTGCGATTGAAACAGGAGATGTAACACTTGTAAGTCATCGTTTAACACTCATTCCAGAAACAATCGAACTTTCCAAAGCAACCATGCGAAACATCCGTCAAAACTTTTTCTGGGCGCTAGCATATAACTGTGCGGGTATTCCAATTGCGGCACTAGGCTTACTTGCCCCTTGGGTAGCAGGACTTGCGATGGCATTTAGTTCCGTTTCTGTTGTCACAAACGCACTTCGCTTAAAAAGATATAAATTTAAATCATAG
- the csoR gene encoding copper-sensing transcriptional repressor CsoR codes for MKHDQPIVPRKEDETKLLQNRLRRIEGQIRGIAQMVEDDRYCTDILVQISAANKALKNVGLQVLEHHTAHCVVDAAKNGEDDVMEDLLKAIRQFSKT; via the coding sequence ATGAAACACGATCAACCAATTGTTCCACGCAAAGAAGATGAAACGAAATTACTTCAAAATCGTTTGCGACGTATCGAAGGCCAAATCCGCGGTATCGCTCAAATGGTCGAGGATGATAGATATTGTACAGACATTTTAGTTCAAATTTCAGCAGCGAATAAAGCGCTCAAAAATGTTGGTTTACAAGTACTAGAACATCATACAGCACACTGTGTTGTAGATGCAGCAAAAAATGGGGAAGATGACGTAATGGAGGACTTACTTAAAGCAATACGTCAATTTTCGAAAACCTGA
- a CDS encoding M15 family metallopeptidase, producing MSSLLTIALAVSISCVHTVEDQYFGGTNADSIAKVEQKSSGNQTLAELEKDPLYPYIDKQNKLTEKDGIKYIENEENMLVLANKDYSLQPTYTPPDLVRPNVTFSFGSQQVEKAQLRKEAATALEEMFVAANKDGKKLFAVSGYRSYKRQQEVFQAEVNAKGDQKAREAVAYPGTSEHQTGLAMDISSENQSYELTEAFGTTPEGKWLQENAHNYGFILRYMKGREAITKYQYESWHYRYVGKDAATIIYENNWTLEEFFEHVKALQKKVDAAK from the coding sequence ATGAGTTCTTTATTAACAATTGCTTTAGCTGTTAGCATCAGTTGTGTCCACACAGTGGAAGATCAATATTTTGGTGGCACAAATGCTGATTCCATCGCTAAAGTGGAGCAAAAATCGTCAGGCAATCAAACACTTGCGGAATTAGAAAAAGATCCACTTTATCCATACATTGATAAACAAAATAAATTAACAGAAAAAGATGGTATAAAGTATATTGAAAATGAGGAAAATATGTTGGTTTTAGCTAACAAAGATTATTCATTGCAACCAACATATACCCCCCCTGACTTGGTTCGTCCAAATGTTACATTCTCTTTTGGCAGCCAACAAGTCGAAAAAGCACAGCTAAGAAAAGAAGCAGCAACTGCATTAGAAGAAATGTTCGTAGCTGCGAACAAAGATGGTAAGAAACTATTCGCCGTATCTGGTTATCGATCGTACAAACGCCAGCAAGAAGTCTTCCAAGCAGAAGTAAATGCGAAAGGTGACCAAAAAGCGAGAGAAGCAGTAGCGTATCCAGGTACTAGCGAACATCAAACTGGTTTAGCGATGGATATCTCATCAGAAAACCAATCATATGAACTCACAGAAGCATTCGGAACAACTCCTGAAGGCAAATGGTTGCAAGAAAATGCCCACAATTATGGTTTTATCTTGCGTTATATGAAAGGGCGAGAAGCTATCACGAAGTATCAATATGAATCTTGGCATTATCGTTATGTTGGTAAGGATGCGGCAACGATTATTTACGAAAACAACTGGACTTTAGAAGAATTTTTTGAACATGTTAAGGCACTTCAAAAGAAAGTAGATGCCGCGAAATAA
- the deoD gene encoding purine-nucleoside phosphorylase: MSVHIEAKQGEIAETILLPGDPLRAKYIAETFLEDVVLFNQVRGMLGFTGTYKGEKVSVMGTGMGIPSISIYVNELIQSYDVKNLIRVGTMGGIQADVKVRDVVIAQAASTDSQINRNTFAGVDFAPVADFSLLKKAYDAGIEKGLSLKVGNVFSADRFYNDQLDKQQLADYGVLGIEMEAAALYTLAQKYGRRALAILTVSDHIFTGEETSAEERQTTFNDMIVVALEAAIK; the protein is encoded by the coding sequence ATGAGCGTACATATCGAAGCAAAACAAGGGGAAATTGCAGAAACTATTTTATTACCAGGAGATCCATTGAGAGCAAAATATATTGCGGAAACATTTTTGGAAGATGTCGTTTTATTCAACCAAGTGCGAGGCATGTTAGGATTTACTGGTACATACAAAGGCGAAAAAGTTTCTGTTATGGGAACTGGTATGGGAATTCCATCTATTTCGATTTATGTAAATGAATTAATTCAAAGCTATGATGTGAAAAACTTGATTCGCGTTGGTACTATGGGCGGCATTCAAGCGGATGTAAAAGTACGTGATGTTGTCATTGCACAAGCGGCATCAACGGATTCGCAAATTAATCGCAATACTTTTGCTGGCGTAGATTTTGCACCAGTAGCTGATTTTTCTCTTCTAAAAAAAGCGTATGATGCAGGTATCGAAAAAGGATTATCGCTTAAAGTTGGGAATGTTTTTTCTGCAGACCGTTTTTATAATGATCAACTAGACAAACAACAATTAGCAGACTATGGTGTGCTTGGAATTGAAATGGAAGCAGCGGCACTTTATACGTTAGCACAAAAATATGGTCGTCGTGCTTTAGCTATTTTAACTGTAAGTGACCATATTTTCACTGGGGAAGAAACATCCGCGGAAGAGCGCCAAACTACTTTCAATGATATGATTGTTGTAGCACTTGAAGCAGCAATAAAATAA
- a CDS encoding YozE family protein has protein sequence MGRSFYHFLMTYRDPKLTDQKTEFANNAYRDHSFPKQTRNYHILCDYLEFNAPYLPGMSIFDELWDAYLLDEEKNKH, from the coding sequence TTGGGAAGATCATTTTATCATTTTTTAATGACATATCGGGACCCGAAGCTAACAGATCAGAAAACGGAATTTGCCAACAATGCATACCGAGATCATAGTTTTCCAAAGCAAACAAGAAACTACCATATTCTTTGTGATTATCTGGAGTTTAATGCGCCGTATTTACCGGGAATGTCTATTTTTGATGAACTTTGGGATGCTTATTTGCTAGATGAAGAGAAAAACAAACACTAG
- a CDS encoding Gfo/Idh/MocA family protein, which produces MLKIAVVGLGGIAQKAYLPVFAEMENIEVHLYTRDAQKLKHLSEKYRFDHYHQSIHSMIESGVNAAFVHSSTASHPEVIRTFLANHIPVYVDKPIADNLSEVEELTRLAEEQNTILMTGFNRRYAPKYQELKALTDTNMIIMQKNRAAQPGEARTFIYDDFIHVIDTVRFLLDAQIEQLHVVPVWQENLLASITVQITAGGKVATAIMNRDSGVNEERLAVMTPSAKYEVENVTETHIYEGTTERFERFGDWETTLYKRGFVSIIQAFLTAVRNGEKAPISKEDALETHRLAEEILRKIEN; this is translated from the coding sequence ATGTTAAAAATAGCGGTAGTAGGGCTTGGCGGCATTGCACAAAAAGCATATTTGCCAGTTTTTGCTGAAATGGAAAATATCGAGGTACATCTTTACACGAGGGATGCGCAGAAATTAAAGCATTTAAGTGAGAAATATCGTTTTGATCATTATCATCAAAGTATTCATTCTATGATTGAGTCTGGCGTGAATGCAGCGTTTGTTCATTCATCTACAGCAAGCCACCCAGAAGTAATCCGGACTTTTCTAGCAAATCATATTCCAGTTTATGTGGATAAACCAATTGCCGACAATTTATCCGAAGTAGAAGAATTAACACGCCTAGCTGAAGAACAAAATACGATACTTATGACTGGCTTTAATCGCCGTTACGCGCCAAAATATCAAGAATTAAAAGCCTTAACAGATACCAACATGATTATTATGCAAAAAAATCGCGCGGCGCAACCGGGTGAGGCTCGTACATTTATTTATGACGATTTTATTCATGTCATTGATACCGTGCGTTTTTTACTAGATGCCCAAATAGAACAGTTACATGTCGTTCCGGTATGGCAAGAGAACCTTCTAGCAAGTATAACGGTACAAATTACAGCGGGAGGTAAAGTGGCAACGGCGATTATGAACCGAGATAGCGGCGTGAACGAAGAACGATTAGCAGTGATGACCCCGAGCGCCAAATATGAAGTAGAAAATGTTACGGAAACGCATATTTATGAAGGGACAACAGAGCGGTTTGAGCGTTTTGGAGATTGGGAAACGACGCTTTACAAAAGAGGTTTTGTATCTATCATCCAAGCCTTCTTAACGGCCGTGCGAAATGGGGAAAAAGCACCAATTTCCAAAGAAGATGCCTTAGAAACACATCGACTTGCAGAAGAAATTCTACGTAAAATCGAAAATTAA
- the msrB gene encoding peptide-methionine (R)-S-oxide reductase MsrB gives MDESKKNERLQQLTDIQYNVTQKAGTERPFQNEFYDNEAKGIYVDIVSGKPLFSSNDQYDAGCGWPSFTKPIDEAEVIEHRDLTHGMIRTEVKSADADSHLGHVFPDGPQDKGGLRYCINSAALRFIPVDKLEEEGYQAYKKIFE, from the coding sequence ATGGATGAAAGTAAAAAGAACGAGCGCCTTCAACAACTAACAGATATACAATATAATGTGACCCAAAAAGCGGGTACCGAACGCCCATTTCAAAATGAATTTTATGATAATGAGGCAAAAGGCATTTATGTAGATATCGTTTCAGGAAAGCCGCTTTTTTCATCCAATGACCAGTACGATGCTGGCTGTGGTTGGCCGAGCTTTACTAAGCCTATTGATGAAGCAGAAGTTATTGAACATCGAGATTTGACCCATGGTATGATTCGGACGGAAGTGAAATCTGCTGATGCTGATTCCCATTTAGGGCATGTTTTTCCAGATGGACCACAAGATAAGGGTGGACTTCGCTACTGCATTAACTCCGCAGCGCTCAGATTCATACCTGTGGATAAGTTAGAAGAAGAAGGCTACCAAGCATATAAGAAAATCTTTGAATAA
- the msrA gene encoding peptide-methionine (S)-S-oxide reductase MsrA: protein MTKESLEKATFAGGCFWCMVKPFDTQPGIEKVISGYTGGHTVNPTYKEVCSGTTGHTEAIQITFDPAVFPYEKLVEVYWQQTDPTDAAGQFVDRGDSYRPVIFYHNEEQKEIAEKSKAALDASGRFKKPIVTEIAKAETFYPAEEYHQDFYKKEKAHYEGYQVASGRAAFIDANWKG from the coding sequence ATGACAAAAGAATCACTTGAAAAAGCAACATTTGCTGGAGGATGCTTTTGGTGTATGGTAAAACCTTTTGACACGCAACCAGGAATTGAAAAAGTTATTTCAGGTTATACGGGTGGTCATACGGTTAATCCAACCTATAAAGAAGTTTGCAGCGGGACAACAGGACATACAGAAGCAATCCAAATCACATTTGATCCGGCAGTTTTTCCATATGAGAAATTAGTCGAAGTATATTGGCAACAAACTGATCCGACTGATGCGGCAGGCCAATTTGTTGACCGTGGTGATTCGTATCGACCAGTTATTTTTTACCACAATGAAGAGCAAAAAGAAATTGCTGAAAAATCAAAAGCAGCCCTTGATGCGAGTGGTAGATTTAAAAAGCCGATTGTCACAGAAATTGCCAAAGCAGAAACATTTTATCCTGCTGAAGAATATCATCAAGATTTTTACAAGAAAGAAAAAGCGCACTATGAGGGATATCAAGTTGCTTCAGGTCGTGCTGCATTCATAGATGCCAACTGGAAAGGGTGA
- a CDS encoding YpmS family protein, producing the protein MQRETRSAPKKPKRNYWKWVCITLISVLLISAGWIYVAVFKLSPQDEPTPSLISNKSMVEFQTSTTKADLNQLISSYIEDFSKDQDIGYKVFVANNVNFTAEAEIFGEPVELRLKFSPEVVDNGNVELTLKDMSVGALPLPVSYVMNYVSKNYKFPDWVTIMPKKEKIYLSLDKLKLQGGTKVRADTLNLKKDDISFTLLVPVK; encoded by the coding sequence GTGCAGAGAGAAACACGATCGGCTCCAAAAAAACCAAAACGTAATTATTGGAAATGGGTATGTATCACATTAATTAGTGTACTTCTAATTTCTGCTGGCTGGATTTATGTAGCAGTATTCAAACTCAGCCCGCAAGATGAACCCACGCCATCCCTGATTAGCAATAAATCAATGGTTGAATTTCAAACGAGTACAACAAAAGCTGACTTAAACCAATTGATTAGTTCTTATATAGAAGATTTTAGCAAAGATCAAGATATCGGTTATAAAGTTTTCGTCGCAAATAATGTTAATTTTACTGCCGAAGCTGAAATTTTTGGTGAACCAGTCGAACTACGCTTGAAATTCTCACCGGAAGTTGTCGATAATGGCAATGTTGAGTTGACGCTTAAAGATATGTCCGTTGGCGCTTTGCCACTGCCCGTGTCTTACGTAATGAACTATGTAAGCAAAAACTATAAATTCCCTGATTGGGTGACAATTATGCCTAAAAAGGAAAAAATCTACCTTTCCCTAGATAAACTAAAACTGCAAGGCGGCACAAAAGTACGTGCTGATACGCTAAATTTGAAGAAAGATGACATTTCGTTTACACTTTTAGTACCAGTTAAGTAA
- a CDS encoding SGNH/GDSL hydrolase family protein produces the protein MTKKKWLWLTGSVLVIALLVGAVFGIKYYKESKEIPINLVAMGDSLTEGVGDENKEGGYVGIIPKELEEESNIPSVKTSNYGVSGNKITQLEKRLKTNKDFQEDVKNANVITITIGGNDVMAILQSRLLNVNVDDFTKANKEFQQELETLLKDIRSYNKDAAIFLMGIYNPYTTYFSDIKQFDEIISDWNKASKKTIQQDSNAYFVPIAKVLEDRNADNKDKPNSLLSDDYFHPNHRGYEKMTSELDKAIVKQLNEGNIPK, from the coding sequence ATGACAAAGAAAAAATGGCTGTGGCTTACAGGGAGCGTGCTTGTTATCGCACTTCTTGTTGGCGCAGTTTTTGGTATCAAGTATTATAAAGAATCAAAAGAAATTCCGATTAATCTCGTTGCCATGGGTGATTCATTAACAGAAGGTGTTGGTGATGAAAACAAAGAGGGCGGATATGTCGGCATTATCCCTAAAGAACTAGAAGAAGAATCAAACATTCCAAGCGTAAAAACGAGTAATTACGGGGTATCTGGAAACAAAATAACCCAACTCGAAAAACGTTTAAAAACAAACAAAGACTTCCAAGAAGATGTCAAAAATGCGAATGTAATAACAATCACCATTGGCGGAAATGATGTCATGGCTATTTTGCAATCTCGTCTGTTAAATGTAAATGTAGATGATTTTACAAAAGCAAACAAAGAATTCCAACAAGAGTTAGAGACACTTCTAAAAGACATTCGGTCCTATAACAAAGATGCAGCGATATTTTTAATGGGTATTTACAATCCATATACAACTTATTTCAGCGATATCAAACAATTTGACGAGATTATCTCTGATTGGAATAAAGCTTCCAAGAAAACTATCCAGCAAGATAGCAATGCTTATTTTGTACCTATTGCAAAAGTTTTAGAAGACCGAAATGCAGATAATAAAGATAAACCTAATTCGCTACTGTCAGATGATTATTTCCATCCTAATCATAGAGGATATGAGAAGATGACATCGGAATTAGACAAAGCCATCGTAAAACAATTAAACGAAGGCAATATTCCCAAATAG
- a CDS encoding DegV family protein — protein MRKIKIITDSTAGLTLEEAAKWNIDVLYLTVEIDGQIYNPKTDITPEEFMVRMAETKELPKSSQPAIGSFVEAYEKYTAEGYEILSIHLTEKLSGTVNAARQAADMVEGNITVVDCDYTARGQAFQVLKAAEMAQSGDYSVEEIHAKINDIRDKTKLYIVVVTLDNLIKGGRVGRMQGFFGSLLNIKLIAKLTDGQLEEETKVRSNKKVLQYCLNLIKDEPKKIQHLDVVHADGLNLADDFIAESKEITGLTEIPLFFADPVISTHAGTGAFAFMYYTD, from the coding sequence GGAATATTGATGTTTTATATTTAACCGTAGAAATTGATGGGCAAATATACAACCCTAAAACAGACATTACACCAGAAGAATTTATGGTACGAATGGCAGAAACAAAAGAATTACCAAAATCTTCTCAACCTGCGATTGGTTCTTTTGTGGAAGCATACGAAAAATATACGGCTGAAGGCTATGAAATTCTTTCTATCCACTTAACTGAAAAACTAAGTGGTACTGTCAATGCGGCTCGCCAAGCAGCTGATATGGTAGAAGGAAATATTACGGTTGTAGACTGCGATTATACAGCTCGTGGGCAAGCATTCCAAGTACTAAAAGCTGCTGAAATGGCTCAGTCGGGCGATTATTCTGTAGAGGAAATTCACGCAAAAATTAATGATATTCGTGACAAAACAAAACTTTATATCGTTGTCGTAACACTCGATAATTTAATTAAAGGTGGACGTGTTGGACGGATGCAAGGCTTCTTCGGTAGTCTTTTAAATATCAAATTAATTGCCAAATTAACTGACGGACAATTGGAAGAAGAAACGAAAGTCCGCAGCAACAAAAAAGTATTACAATATTGCCTAAACCTAATTAAAGATGAACCGAAAAAAATTCAGCATCTAGACGTTGTTCATGCGGATGGGCTTAATCTGGCGGATGATTTCATCGCTGAATCAAAAGAAATAACCGGTTTAACAGAAATTCCACTATTTTTTGCAGACCCAGTTATCTCCACACATGCTGGAACTGGTGCGTTTGCATTTATGTACTATACTGACTAA